AATACCAAGGCTTCTGCACTGTATAATCATTTTTGCAGTGTAATTCGGAGTTATCAAAGCATATCCCATGTTCTGGGCACGGAATACATTCCAATTTGAGTGCCTCCTCCACGGCATTCACATATTCCGCTAGTAATGGGTGGGCCTTTAAATCAACATGAAAAATTGGCCGATAATTCGAGTGTCCACAGAATCCAACCGCtattctctcttctctgtAGACTGTAAAAGCCATGAAACTTAGAAGTACAACCAACAAGTAAGAGATGAGCTTGTAAACGGTTCTATTAAACGCAAACGAGACATGTTTATTATGATCAATTGATttcatcactttcttcGATTCCTCCTCTACTCTTGAGGTTTCGGAATCAAACTCTGCTTGAAGTTGCTTCAACATagtctcatcttcttcttcagatgaGCTAATCTCCGGAGTATGGATTCTTTCACGAAGCGAAGaggaatcatcatcaccactAGCGACGTCTTTAAGAATGGTTCTCGGCCCACTGATTACCTTATATTCACcatttcttgcttcttttaATAATTTTGTTGAAACATCATTATGAGATCCCATCTTTCTTGAAACCACTTTCGTTCTAGGATGCATGGGCGTTGATGATGGAAGCAGTGGAATGAAAGGCACCACCggcgaagaagaaatgtgCTTCTCTGGTAATTCATTGATTGCTGTAATGTATCCAACactggaagatgatggcGATACGTTGGGACGATAAACTACGCTACTTCTCGATGAATCAGATAATGAATGGTCTCTGTGAGGGGTGATGTCAGCtaaatcatcttcttcaaaagtaAGCTTTTTTGGCTTGAACTTTGAATCTGTAACTAGACTTCTGCTCTTTGTTCGAGTTGGTATCgtcttttcatctttctcctctGGTGTCTTTTCGAACTTAATTCTCTTATCTCTGGGAAAAAGCGTATCATTTCTCGGAGATGAAGCCGATGGAGATGAGGAGAAATCGTTTTTCCTATTTGTAGGCTTTTTTAATATCCTGGAGTACCCTTCATAAACAGAGGTCTTCCCGtcatattcatcatctccgCTTGTCTTTAGCGATCTCTTGGATGGAATCGTTTTTTGCATCACGCTTTTCAAGGGGTTATTCTTGATCTCTAAATGTTGTCTTATCTTTGAAGGACTTCTCTGACTCTCTAGTAGTTGCTGTAATCTTTTCCTCGACTCTTTACTTGGCGATTGAGAACCATGTTGTTGCTTTGGAGATGGATGCAGCTTTCTCGGCTGACTTCTGTGGGttgattttcttgaagagcGTTCTATATTGTTTGTTTTggtctttctctttgctaACTTCTGTTTCGCATCCATCTTGGGAAGAACCTCTTCCCGGAATATTGTCACAAGCTGTGCCTTTTTGGCCTTGTGTGTGTATGAAACATCATATTCTTTGAGCAACTGTCTCAAATCAAGCACCCGTAGGTCATGAGGATCAAACTCAGGGTCCAAGTAtttttccaaatcatcagGCATGACTTAGAGAAATTCCAATGGTCCAAGCAATGGATTGATACAAATAGATAAAGATAATCGATCAGtcaatcaatcaatttACCATTCTATCCATCAATCATTCTCTATCCTTCTAACTGTGtaaacaaagaaaaaatatatCTACGTGATTCAAATGGCAAGTCGATCGACTCAAGTAGAGGTCGACTGGACCCTCCCTGCCTTATCTTTCAATTAAGTACGTTCAGCCCAGCATCGCTACCCCTTTCAGATCTACCTATCTATCATATCTATCTGTCTGCAGAAATTATTCTAGAATTCATTATTGTTTACTAAATTTGCACTTCGATGTACTTCTTCGTGTTTTCGTGGGAAGGCGATTGACAGAATAAATCTTTCGCCAATTTCTATCCCACGGAATATGAATTCAACATCAGATCTATCTCATCGGTAGAACTTTGAACCATCAACATTTATCCCATTTTATGTCACGTGATCATCGGAAAAAGCCCATCCTTCGAAGTAAAAActgaagaaaataaaatgAAATGAACAAAAGGCCGACAATGAACATTATTTGAAATCTTATGTAGAAGTGGGATTGAATTAAATTTCGGGTAACCACGGTTTTTTTTCGGAAGATCTTTACCGCCTCCGGTGTCGATTCTACATAACAAGCCCACACTTTTTTTGCATATTATGATTCCTTATATAATCACGTGGGCGAATCTGAAATTGATAAACGGGATAGGGATCCCCCTTTATTTGGCAATGGCTAATCGACATAATGATTCCGAAAACCGTTGAAAAATGACTCAGTAGTGCTTTATTGGCCATAGGCTATTATAACCAAGCCATAGAGTTGTTTTGGGAACATGTGGCTAACCAGAGATAGAACTTGACTGAGGTGGAAATTTAACTCCGATATATTGAATGATTTCATAGGTCTTAATGTCGGCTACAAAGACCTACCGGGTAGCTACGTGGTGGTCGAATCTACATCCACTCTCTAAATTGAAATACTCGAAATGGTAATCCCTTCCCAAAAACTCAAAttgaaaggaaaaaagaaattacCGCGCAAGAATTTCCTCATCGATAGTACCATAGCGTGATGGATTAGAGAGGTAAGGCGGgatggatgatgaaaggATTGTAATCTGTCGCAGCACTATATATTAGTTGCGATGAAGGGTAATAGCCTCTTGCTTCAAACTAATGCAATATTTAAGTTTGTGAAATTTATCGTTATTAGATCCCGCCAACTACTCCTTATTTTTCCCATCATTGAGTCGAAGacgaaaaaaatagaaaaaaaattaaaaggcaaaacaaaagaaattca
The sequence above is a segment of the Brettanomyces nanus chromosome 4, complete sequence genome. Coding sequences within it:
- a CDS encoding uncharacterized protein (EggNog:ENOG41); this translates as MPDDLEKYLDPEFDPHDLRVLDLRQLLKEYDVSYTHKAKKAQLVTIFREEVLPKMDAKQKLAKRKTKTNNIERSSRKSTHRSQPRKLHPSPKQQHGSQSPSKESRKRLQQLLESQRSPSKIRQHLEIKNNPLKSVMQKTIPSKRSLKTSGDDEYDGKTSVYEGYSRILKKPTNRKNDFSSSPSASSPRNDTLFPRDKRIKFEKTPEEKDEKTIPTRTKSRSLVTDSKFKPKKLTFEEDDLADITPHRDHSLSDSSRSSVVYRPNVSPSSSSVGYITAINELPEKHISSSPVVPFIPLLPSSTPMHPRTKVVSRKMGSHNDVSTKLLKEARNGEYKVISGPRTILKDVASGDDDSSSLRERIHTPEISSSEEEDETMLKQLQAEFDSETSRVEEESKKVMKSIDHNKHVSFAFNRTVYKLISYLLVVLLSFMAFTVYREERIAVGFCGHSNYRPIFHVDLKAHPLLAEYVNAVEEALKLECIPCPEHGICFDNSELHCKNDYTVQKPWYSLFGLIPCFDKCVLDSEKVAKIDRIVKSACDALAKRNANLRCGTGSNEEVGLSFESLQHYLVEKLALETEVQSGEFEYLWNKSLAILKEKPELAFNNDDTFVRSNSLAKLTIKCKLKRVFVDMLLRLRYWLLGIVAVSAIVGYIYLRISWFQQERKLVKELTSKTLNRLQEQATAYRHEEVKHKYIGKIQLRDYYLSDPSINQKKRLEIWEKVAKVVEKNSNVNAYSLEVNGEIMKAWEWASDI